The Pelagibacterium halotolerans B2 genome has a segment encoding these proteins:
- a CDS encoding ADP-ribosylglycohydrolase family protein has protein sequence MNQYSPSSLSTDVVNRTYAGVLGKLIGVYLGRAVEGWFYEDIEKTFGEIDYYVNHKVKWPLIVPDDDISGTFLFYRALEDNGYPTDISARTIGDTWLNYIIEDRTVLWWGGLGRSTEHTAYLRLKSGIEAPQSGSIAHNGVGMAEQIGAEIFIDAWAMVNPGDPERAAAMARAAGSVSHDGVAVEAACLLAAMQAAAYTERDIDTLLDLGLRHSRSDALNGVISDVRDQCANAGDDWRAVRRWLGAHHGYERYPGNCPMVPNHALLIASLLLGGDDVQKGLKIAVSSGWDTDCNAGNLGALNGIRLGLDGLSQGPDFRGPVADLMYIVGADGGECVTDAVIETRRVLRTAAALAGKSHKAPTSRFAFEFPGSVQGFQRCPLHEGFQAITKVGNLNETGPENGLDITYHALAPGVTGTISVPTFIDPKPRGVSDTSYFEVIASPSLYGTQTVRATVRGFGSDNPRFRFFIQYFDEAEQLARIDGNPFVIAKGDNELVWPVPDTGGRPIHRLGIELSSEKRLSGRVGLIDLDWSGAPDNLEFGTARELTPALTPWDVTTFWTKSFVSSAKHYATDIYNTFTLSHPDAEGVITTGTRDWTDYTVSSELALELHDAVGLVARARGHKRYYAGIVRDGEVQIIKRRDRTETVLARAPFAFQANARKRFALSVKGETIALAIDGHALLNATDAEYLSGGAGFFIEGGTVPALGFAVRRIKE, from the coding sequence ATGAACCAGTATTCCCCTTCCTCGCTCTCAACCGATGTCGTGAACCGCACCTATGCCGGCGTGCTCGGCAAGCTGATCGGGGTCTATCTGGGAAGGGCCGTCGAGGGCTGGTTCTATGAGGATATCGAAAAGACCTTCGGGGAAATCGATTATTATGTGAACCACAAGGTCAAGTGGCCGCTGATCGTGCCCGACGACGACATTTCGGGGACGTTTCTTTTCTATCGGGCGCTGGAGGACAACGGATATCCGACCGACATCTCCGCCAGGACGATCGGCGATACCTGGCTCAATTATATCATCGAAGACCGGACGGTGCTGTGGTGGGGCGGGTTGGGCCGGTCAACCGAACACACCGCTTATCTGCGGCTCAAATCCGGCATCGAAGCGCCCCAAAGCGGTTCGATCGCACACAATGGGGTGGGCATGGCCGAGCAGATCGGTGCGGAAATCTTCATCGACGCATGGGCGATGGTCAATCCCGGAGACCCCGAGCGCGCCGCCGCTATGGCGAGGGCCGCAGGCTCGGTCAGCCATGATGGCGTGGCCGTGGAAGCGGCATGTCTTCTGGCCGCCATGCAGGCCGCTGCTTATACAGAGCGCGATATCGACACCCTTCTCGATCTGGGGCTGCGCCATTCCCGGTCGGACGCGCTCAATGGCGTAATTTCCGACGTACGCGATCAATGCGCTAACGCCGGCGATGACTGGCGCGCCGTGCGCCGCTGGCTGGGCGCTCATCATGGCTATGAACGCTATCCGGGCAATTGCCCCATGGTGCCCAACCACGCGCTGTTGATCGCCTCTCTCCTGCTTGGCGGCGACGACGTTCAAAAGGGACTCAAGATCGCCGTATCGTCGGGGTGGGATACCGACTGCAATGCGGGCAATCTGGGTGCGCTCAACGGCATCCGGCTCGGGCTTGACGGGTTGAGCCAGGGTCCCGATTTTCGCGGCCCGGTGGCGGATCTCATGTATATTGTCGGTGCCGATGGCGGCGAATGCGTCACGGACGCGGTGATCGAAACACGGCGCGTGCTGCGGACAGCGGCGGCGTTGGCGGGGAAATCTCACAAAGCACCGACGAGCCGTTTTGCCTTTGAATTTCCTGGGTCGGTGCAGGGCTTCCAACGGTGCCCGCTGCATGAGGGTTTTCAGGCGATCACCAAAGTGGGCAACCTCAACGAAACCGGACCTGAGAACGGCCTTGATATCACCTATCACGCCCTTGCGCCCGGCGTGACCGGGACGATTTCGGTTCCGACATTCATAGACCCCAAACCGCGCGGGGTTTCTGACACCTCGTACTTCGAGGTCATAGCCAGCCCCTCGCTCTACGGTACGCAGACAGTGCGGGCGACGGTTCGGGGGTTCGGATCCGACAATCCGCGCTTTCGTTTTTTCATCCAGTATTTCGACGAGGCCGAGCAGCTCGCACGCATAGACGGCAATCCGTTCGTGATCGCGAAAGGCGACAATGAGCTGGTCTGGCCGGTTCCCGACACGGGAGGGCGCCCCATTCACAGGCTGGGGATCGAGCTTTCCTCGGAAAAGCGCCTGTCGGGCCGGGTCGGGCTGATCGACCTCGACTGGTCCGGAGCTCCCGACAATCTCGAATTCGGCACAGCCCGTGAATTGACCCCTGCCCTCACGCCCTGGGACGTGACGACGTTCTGGACCAAATCGTTCGTCAGTTCGGCCAAGCACTATGCGACCGACATCTACAACACCTTCACCCTGTCCCACCCGGACGCCGAAGGCGTCATAACGACCGGCACGCGCGACTGGACCGACTACACGGTGTCGTCCGAACTGGCTCTTGAATTGCACGATGCCGTGGGACTGGTGGCCAGGGCACGCGGCCACAAGCGCTATTACGCCGGAATCGTCCGCGACGGCGAAGTCCAGATCATAAAGCGCCGCGACAGGACCGAGACGGTGCTGGCGCGCGCGCCATTTGCGTTTCAGGCCAA
- a CDS encoding carbohydrate ABC transporter permease gives MADTVRQSPRPISRTLANAFLVGAVLIAVLPLLLVAVNTFKPHASIVANPLSLPTSFDFSNFARAWRGGNFGVGLVNSLLLSGTTVVLTLVCASLAAVALARQHIAGWKLVTIYFLCATTVPIQLFLFPLYFVFARLGLVGNFAATGVVLTAINLPVAIFLLRAYVISIPREIDDAAFMDGANSWQTFRYILLPLMQPGLITVAIIVFLNSWNEFLITSTFQKGRDNVTMTLGYLSMNGTYATDQGAMMAGAFILVAPIVVFFLVMQRYFVSGMSAGAVKG, from the coding sequence ATGGCCGACACCGTACGCCAATCGCCGCGACCGATCAGCCGCACCCTGGCCAATGCCTTTCTTGTCGGTGCAGTGCTCATTGCGGTCCTTCCGCTGCTGCTTGTGGCGGTCAATACATTCAAACCGCACGCGTCCATCGTGGCCAACCCGCTTAGCCTTCCAACGAGCTTTGATTTTTCCAACTTCGCGCGCGCCTGGCGCGGTGGCAATTTCGGTGTCGGCCTTGTCAACTCCCTGCTTTTGAGCGGCACGACGGTGGTGCTCACCCTGGTCTGCGCGTCCCTTGCTGCGGTCGCCCTCGCCCGCCAGCACATTGCCGGCTGGAAGCTTGTCACCATCTATTTCCTGTGTGCCACCACCGTACCGATCCAGCTTTTCCTTTTTCCGCTCTATTTCGTTTTCGCGCGGCTGGGCCTTGTGGGCAATTTCGCAGCGACAGGGGTGGTCCTGACCGCGATCAACCTGCCCGTCGCCATTTTCCTCTTGCGCGCCTATGTGATTTCCATTCCACGCGAGATCGACGACGCAGCGTTCATGGACGGTGCCAACTCGTGGCAGACGTTCCGATATATTCTGCTGCCGTTGATGCAGCCGGGGCTGATTACCGTTGCGATCATCGTTTTCCTCAATTCCTGGAATGAGTTCCTCATCACCTCGACCTTCCAGAAAGGGCGCGACAACGTCACGATGACGCTCGGCTATTTGTCGATGAACGGCACCTATGCGACCGATCAGGGGGCAATGATGGCAGGGGCCTTCATCCTGGTCGCGCCCATCGTCGTCTTTTTCCTCGTCATGCAACGCTATTTCGTTTCCGGCATGTCGGCCGGGGCAGTCAAAGGCTGA
- a CDS encoding carbohydrate ABC transporter permease, whose amino-acid sequence MALRRDRAHYLFLAPALVISLSIVLVPALLTFGAAFTLWDGVSAPHFTGLSNFSAIAADPVLWIAIGNNIQWTLIFLTIPMAIALVAASVLLGRSRSAAVFQVIFLLPYVLSPVANAVIWQNIIFSPVSGVVSFISRTLIPLQSPLANPDTALYAVAAVDIWHFWGYLTVIFFAAMRQTPTDQLEAAFLEGANGWQVFRFVTLPNIMPTLGLMLVLVTIFSFLTFDYVYLITQGGPARATEILSTYAYKFAFTSFQVGKAAAVALIMSFFGLLASIAYVALSRSSIER is encoded by the coding sequence ATGGCCCTACGGCGGGACCGCGCGCATTATCTGTTCCTGGCACCGGCCCTTGTCATCAGCCTGTCCATCGTGCTCGTTCCCGCGCTCCTGACCTTCGGGGCGGCTTTCACGCTCTGGGACGGCGTGTCGGCGCCGCACTTTACCGGTCTCTCCAATTTTTCGGCCATCGCCGCCGATCCGGTCTTGTGGATAGCCATCGGAAACAACATCCAGTGGACGCTGATTTTCCTGACCATACCAATGGCGATAGCGCTTGTTGCCGCTTCGGTGCTTCTGGGCCGCAGTCGCAGTGCCGCGGTGTTCCAGGTGATTTTTCTTCTGCCCTACGTGCTCTCGCCGGTTGCCAATGCGGTCATCTGGCAGAACATAATTTTCAGCCCGGTTTCCGGCGTCGTCTCTTTCATCTCGCGCACCCTCATTCCCCTGCAAAGCCCGCTCGCCAACCCCGACACGGCCCTTTATGCGGTGGCCGCGGTCGATATCTGGCATTTCTGGGGCTATCTCACCGTCATCTTTTTCGCCGCCATGCGGCAAACGCCGACGGACCAGCTCGAAGCAGCATTTCTCGAGGGCGCTAACGGATGGCAGGTGTTCCGCTTCGTTACGCTGCCCAACATCATGCCCACGCTGGGGCTGATGCTTGTGCTGGTGACGATCTTTTCGTTCCTCACCTTCGACTATGTCTATCTGATTACCCAGGGCGGCCCGGCGCGCGCCACCGAAATCCTTTCGACCTATGCCTACAAGTTCGCCTTCACCAGTTTCCAGGTGGGTAAGGCAGCGGCGGTGGCCCTCATCATGAGCTTTTTCGGGCTTTTGGCTTCCATCGCCTATGTGGCCCTGAGCAGATCGAGCATCGAGAGATAG
- a CDS encoding PLP-dependent cysteine synthase family protein: MFSICPPLADTAACPDREWSRHALAILEGDARRSADTHLVNPLFPGLEGVSVYLKDESTHPTGSLKHRLARSLILFGIANGWIGRRTTLVEASSGSTAVSEAYFAHLLGLPFVAVMPQSTSEQKIDAIVRYNGRCHFVDSPGQVYAEAERLARECGGHYLDQFTYAEQATDWRGNNNIAESIFSQMEKEPHPIPAWVVMSAGTGGTSATLGRYIRYRNLATRLCVVDVEHSAFYDAYCSKSRDIVCNTPSRIEGVGRPRVEPSFMPGVIDHMIKIPDAASIAAMRVLSDHLGRRVGGSTGTNFWALCWVASQMREKAESGSLVSIICDSGERYASTYYNDDWLSEHEIDIAPYAGALRDFLTGRGTLEDPAA; this comes from the coding sequence ATGTTTTCCATCTGCCCTCCCCTTGCCGATACCGCCGCCTGCCCCGACCGGGAATGGAGCCGGCATGCCCTAGCCATTCTTGAAGGCGACGCCCGCCGGTCGGCCGACACGCATCTGGTCAATCCCCTGTTTCCCGGCCTCGAAGGCGTTTCGGTCTATCTCAAGGATGAATCGACCCATCCGACCGGGAGCCTGAAACATCGGCTTGCGCGCTCACTGATCCTTTTCGGGATCGCAAACGGATGGATCGGCCGCCGGACAACATTGGTCGAGGCGTCTTCGGGGTCGACGGCGGTAAGCGAGGCCTATTTCGCACACCTGCTCGGCCTTCCTTTTGTCGCGGTCATGCCGCAAAGCACCAGCGAGCAGAAAATCGACGCCATCGTTCGGTATAACGGACGATGCCATTTCGTGGACTCGCCGGGTCAGGTCTATGCCGAAGCCGAGCGGCTGGCGCGCGAATGCGGGGGGCATTATCTCGACCAGTTCACCTATGCCGAACAGGCAACCGATTGGCGCGGCAACAACAACATTGCCGAAAGCATCTTCTCACAGATGGAAAAGGAACCTCATCCAATCCCCGCATGGGTGGTGATGAGTGCCGGCACCGGTGGCACTTCGGCAACGCTCGGCCGCTATATTCGCTACCGCAATCTAGCGACCCGGCTTTGTGTTGTGGATGTGGAGCATTCAGCATTCTACGACGCCTACTGCTCGAAAAGTCGGGACATCGTGTGCAACACGCCGTCCCGCATCGAAGGCGTGGGGCGCCCTCGCGTCGAGCCGTCCTTCATGCCGGGCGTCATCGACCACATGATCAAAATTCCCGACGCGGCGTCCATTGCCGCGATGCGGGTCCTGTCGGACCATCTGGGGCGGCGCGTGGGCGGTTCGACCGGCACCAATTTCTGGGCGCTGTGCTGGGTGGCCTCGCAGATGCGCGAAAAAGCCGAAAGCGGCTCTTTGGTATCAATCATCTGCGACAGCGGTGAGCGATATGCGTCGACATACTACAATGACGACTGGCTTTCCGAACACGAGATCGACATCGCCCCCTACGCCGGTGCGCTCAGGGACTTTCTGACGGGTCGCGGCACCCTCGAGGACCCGGCGGCCTAG
- a CDS encoding Rid family detoxifying hydrolase gives MMSAISTDDAPAAIGPYSQARKVGSLLFVSGQLPIDPATGSFSSEDAGGQMTRCMANIAAIARAAGATLDDVVKTTILVTDLGAFDAINAAYSAALEPPYPARACYEVSALPKGAKVEVEAVIALKG, from the coding sequence CTGATGTCTGCCATTTCTACCGACGATGCCCCAGCGGCCATTGGGCCCTACAGCCAGGCCCGCAAAGTGGGATCGCTGCTTTTCGTTTCCGGGCAATTGCCCATCGACCCCGCTACGGGATCGTTCTCATCGGAAGATGCGGGCGGGCAGATGACCCGGTGCATGGCCAACATTGCCGCTATCGCGCGGGCTGCCGGCGCCACATTGGATGACGTCGTCAAAACCACGATTCTGGTGACCGATCTCGGGGCCTTCGATGCCATCAACGCGGCCTATAGCGCCGCTCTTGAACCACCCTATCCGGCGCGGGCCTGTTACGAAGTCAGTGCACTGCCCAAAGGCGCCAAGGTCGAGGTCGAGGCCGTGATCGCGCTCAAGGGCTAA
- a CDS encoding peroxidase-related enzyme (This protein belongs to a clade of uncharacterized proteins related to peroxidases such as the alkylhydroperoxidase AhpD.), with product MTTLPAIRLKPLVWHPHLPPVELAEATDRQLQAMRVTPSAKKVSPYVRTLAHDPDSYVARTELFNAIMYVRDGLPRADRELGALAASTVNGCRYCAVVHARQHANLSQSDHVVSALMLDRPDALSSRDRAIYEFGQALSVTPSRAGPDHIAALKANGLSDIEIIDLIHAIAIFGWANRLMHPLGHSEPAISTREKP from the coding sequence GTGACCACCCTGCCCGCCATTCGTCTCAAGCCGCTCGTCTGGCACCCGCACCTTCCGCCGGTCGAACTGGCCGAAGCGACCGATCGCCAACTTCAGGCGATGCGGGTCACCCCTTCGGCGAAAAAGGTCTCCCCCTATGTGCGGACACTGGCGCACGACCCGGATTCCTACGTTGCGCGGACCGAATTGTTCAACGCAATCATGTATGTGAGGGACGGGCTCCCTCGCGCCGACCGGGAACTCGGCGCACTGGCCGCCTCGACCGTGAACGGCTGCCGGTATTGCGCCGTGGTACACGCTCGCCAGCACGCCAATCTCAGCCAATCCGATCATGTGGTTTCGGCCCTCATGCTCGACCGGCCCGACGCCCTTTCTTCTCGTGACCGCGCCATCTACGAGTTCGGCCAGGCCCTCTCGGTTACCCCCTCGCGGGCCGGGCCAGACCACATCGCGGCCCTGAAGGCCAATGGACTGAGCGATATCGAGATCATCGATCTCATCCATGCCATTGCGATTTTCGGCTGGGCCAACCGGCTCATGCACCCTTTAGGACATTCCGAGCCCGCAATATCGACAAGGGAGAAACCCTGA
- a CDS encoding CMD domain-containing protein, which yields MPNKVHERPDAIDLAADIAPGSPIFEARAFRPEFVEGAEACRRAVLAPEEDLGLSSGLRAAIALRSAVHNKNTALIERYGADCERHELDVAQHELARGADPETLTGVHAALASHTDMICLRPREARADHLQALLSAGLTVPQVIALSELLAFVNFESRIVDGLSLLETT from the coding sequence GTGCCGAACAAGGTCCATGAGCGGCCCGATGCCATCGATCTTGCCGCCGATATTGCGCCGGGAAGTCCCATTTTCGAGGCACGCGCCTTCCGGCCGGAATTTGTCGAGGGCGCTGAAGCCTGCCGCAGAGCCGTCCTGGCGCCCGAGGAGGATCTCGGGCTGTCATCGGGCCTGCGGGCGGCAATCGCCCTGCGATCGGCTGTTCACAACAAAAACACCGCCCTGATCGAGCGTTATGGCGCCGATTGTGAGCGGCACGAGCTCGACGTTGCACAACACGAACTGGCCAGGGGCGCGGACCCGGAGACCCTGACCGGCGTTCACGCCGCGCTGGCGAGCCATACCGACATGATCTGCCTTCGCCCCCGCGAAGCGCGCGCAGATCATCTCCAGGCCCTGCTCTCCGCCGGACTGACCGTGCCGCAGGTTATTGCGCTTTCGGAACTGCTGGCCTTCGTCAATTTCGAAAGCCGCATCGTCGATGGTCTCAGCCTTTTGGAGACGACTTAG
- a CDS encoding TRAP transporter large permease, translated as MTLGFIVIGGFIAMMLVGVPVTMAIAMGSIFGLYWAGFGDNAIVVPQQVLDGAGKPALLAIPFFILAGNLMNAIGLTDRIFNFALSIVGHFRAGLAYVNVLASLLFAGVSGAATADIAGLGQLEVKAMRKRGYNPEFAAALTVATSLVGPIIPPSISLIVYAWLANESVSRLFLAGIIPGILVAISFIAYIRIISIWTPMPREEKVGLAGIGKATLEGLPALVAPGIILGAIIFGFATATEAGVIACAYSILIGLFYKSLTWKALWHALTESAVLSSLIMMIIGFSQIMGWLFAFEQVPQAFASGILETIDSRAVFMVFVIILLVVIGCFMEASPAKIILLPLLLPVADAFGVDRVQFGMVITLALLLGIATPPLGVGLYLMSAVSGVRFEKLAIAILPLMIPPIVVLILIAAIPEITLWLPDLVLGPR; from the coding sequence ATGACACTGGGCTTTATCGTCATCGGCGGCTTCATCGCCATGATGCTCGTCGGCGTTCCGGTTACCATGGCCATCGCCATGGGATCGATCTTCGGCCTGTACTGGGCGGGGTTCGGCGACAACGCAATCGTCGTTCCCCAGCAGGTTCTGGATGGAGCGGGCAAGCCTGCGCTGCTGGCCATTCCCTTCTTCATTCTCGCCGGGAACCTCATGAATGCAATCGGGCTAACCGATCGCATCTTCAATTTCGCACTTTCGATCGTTGGTCATTTTCGGGCCGGCCTGGCCTATGTGAACGTGCTTGCCTCGCTGCTTTTCGCTGGCGTTTCAGGCGCGGCCACCGCCGATATCGCAGGGCTGGGCCAGCTCGAAGTCAAGGCCATGCGCAAGAGGGGCTATAATCCCGAATTCGCTGCCGCACTTACCGTTGCGACCTCGCTTGTCGGCCCGATCATTCCCCCTTCGATCAGCCTGATCGTCTATGCGTGGCTTGCAAACGAGTCCGTGTCACGGCTGTTTCTCGCAGGGATCATCCCGGGCATCCTCGTTGCAATTTCCTTTATCGCCTATATCCGGATCATTTCGATCTGGACGCCCATGCCGCGTGAAGAAAAGGTGGGGCTGGCGGGAATTGGCAAGGCCACGCTCGAGGGCCTGCCCGCTCTGGTTGCCCCCGGCATCATCCTGGGCGCCATCATTTTCGGTTTTGCCACCGCCACCGAGGCCGGCGTCATTGCCTGCGCCTATTCCATCCTGATCGGTCTCTTCTACAAGTCCCTGACGTGGAAGGCTTTGTGGCACGCGCTGACGGAAAGCGCCGTCCTTTCGTCTCTCATCATGATGATTATCGGGTTTTCCCAGATCATGGGCTGGCTGTTCGCGTTCGAGCAGGTCCCGCAGGCGTTTGCGTCCGGTATTCTCGAAACGATCGACTCGCGCGCCGTGTTTATGGTGTTCGTCATCATCCTGCTGGTGGTGATCGGATGTTTCATGGAGGCTTCGCCGGCAAAGATCATCCTGCTCCCGCTTCTTTTGCCGGTGGCCGATGCCTTTGGCGTCGATCGCGTGCAGTTTGGCATGGTCATCACGCTTGCCCTGCTTTTGGGGATTGCAACGCCTCCTCTCGGCGTTGGGCTTTATCTGATGTCGGCGGTATCGGGCGTTCGCTTTGAGAAGCTGGCGATCGCCATATTGCCTTTGATGATCCCGCCCATCGTCGTTCTGATCCTGATCGCGGCGATCCCCGAAATTACGCTCTGGCTGCCCGATCTGGTGCTGGGGCCGCGCTGA
- a CDS encoding TRAP transporter small permease, which yields MPFIDRALDRIAGVFMALAAISLGVMLTINLVNIITRSVFGLAFGWVYSWTLLLFMWMLLVGFFVYVRRRRDVVVDIFVSRLPNGPRIAVAIATNIVGILVMLAILRAAPGLLALQTADMEAIALPIYVRSGPIFISAALILIHFANDIVGLLSGSIRAFPPMKHADTEQEGAIE from the coding sequence ATGCCTTTCATTGATCGTGCCCTGGATCGTATCGCCGGTGTCTTTATGGCACTGGCGGCGATCAGCCTGGGCGTCATGCTGACCATCAACCTGGTGAACATCATCACACGTTCGGTGTTCGGCTTGGCGTTCGGTTGGGTCTATTCATGGACGTTGCTGCTCTTCATGTGGATGCTGCTGGTGGGCTTTTTTGTCTATGTGCGCCGCCGCAGGGACGTTGTGGTCGATATCTTCGTATCCCGGCTGCCCAATGGTCCGCGCATCGCCGTGGCCATTGCCACCAACATCGTCGGCATTCTGGTCATGCTTGCCATCCTGCGTGCAGCGCCTGGGCTTCTGGCGCTGCAAACGGCCGATATGGAGGCCATTGCGCTTCCGATTTACGTCAGAAGCGGCCCGATCTTCATCTCTGCCGCGCTGATCCTCATTCACTTCGCCAATGACATTGTCGGGCTGTTGTCCGGTTCCATCCGGGCCTTCCCGCCCATGAAGCACGCCGACACCGAGCAGGAAGGGGCCATCGAATGA
- a CDS encoding TRAP transporter substrate-binding protein, which translates to MKTLVGLSIGALVAGMGMAAPANAETWRLSSMMTPDSFEGLAYQRFADLVNEYTDGEITVRVYPNEQLGNMEAVVEQLSQNIIQLAPSGISFLSRWEDGIRYAAAPFLFDDYEHWSNFIRGELFQGWLDTVEEEADITILGDIPDFPRGSFRTLLSSEPIEDASSIEGMRVRQYQDQLVVSAWEHLGAEVRILPWGEVYDGISRGIVDAVTSPAESIESMRFYEVAPYIVRTDEYPQAVSWMMNAQAWDGLSEENQQAVTRAHEEAAAYARELIDEQSATMVETLTAEGDVTFDTEFDTSAWVESMRAFYAARAEAGELPEGLLDAVEAAR; encoded by the coding sequence ATGAAAACTCTTGTAGGACTAAGCATCGGCGCCCTTGTCGCCGGCATGGGCATGGCGGCTCCGGCCAACGCCGAGACATGGCGCCTGAGCTCGATGATGACACCCGATAGCTTTGAGGGCTTGGCCTATCAGCGCTTTGCCGATCTGGTGAACGAATATACCGACGGCGAGATCACGGTCCGCGTCTATCCCAACGAACAACTGGGCAATATGGAAGCGGTCGTCGAGCAGCTCAGCCAGAACATCATCCAGCTCGCGCCCTCGGGCATTTCCTTCCTTTCCCGGTGGGAAGACGGGATCCGCTACGCCGCGGCCCCATTCCTGTTCGACGATTACGAGCATTGGTCGAACTTCATCCGTGGCGAACTGTTCCAGGGCTGGCTCGATACCGTCGAGGAAGAGGCCGACATCACTATTCTGGGCGATATTCCAGATTTTCCACGCGGCTCGTTCCGGACGCTGCTGTCCAGCGAACCCATCGAAGATGCATCATCGATCGAAGGGATGCGCGTCCGCCAGTATCAGGACCAGCTCGTGGTTTCCGCCTGGGAACACCTTGGCGCCGAGGTTCGAATTTTGCCCTGGGGCGAAGTCTATGACGGGATCAGCCGCGGCATCGTCGACGCTGTTACCTCGCCCGCGGAATCCATCGAATCCATGCGCTTTTACGAAGTTGCGCCCTACATCGTGCGCACTGACGAATATCCCCAGGCCGTCAGCTGGATGATGAATGCCCAAGCCTGGGACGGCCTTTCGGAAGAAAATCAGCAAGCGGTGACCCGCGCGCATGAGGAAGCTGCGGCCTATGCACGCGAGCTGATCGATGAACAGTCCGCGACAATGGTCGAAACGCTTACAGCCGAGGGCGACGTGACTTTCGATACCGAGTTCGACACGTCGGCCTGGGTGGAATCGATGCGGGCGTTCTATGCGGCGCGGGCCGAAGCGGGCGAACTGCCCGAGGGCCTGCTGGATGCCGTGGAAGCGGCACGCTGA
- a CDS encoding LysR family transcriptional regulator encodes MSSDPDQFLDIRALQAFLAAMSTGSMTGAAQLLGKSQPAVTRVVRELEEAVGFQLFHRNGPRISPTERGLLFHEEAVRLMAGMRQISSRATAIRDNIAASLDIAATPTMSGGLIAPALAGLGEAQPDFINVQTMGAEHVVRSVHARTADIGVSSFPLDYAGLSIQAICERDCVGVVADDDPLARQSVLSLASLTERRLVTVGNAFRLRRSIDRAISQAGIHPPRDFSTNTSLNAVMAARAGLGVAIIDPVTAFGIPVQGVKVLPLDVRIPYFWGLFSDAARVVSPLTSAFVDAFIGSCSAIIPDCRFHDPADQPDMSPDRDH; translated from the coding sequence ATGTCAAGTGATCCTGATCAATTTTTGGACATTCGCGCGCTGCAGGCCTTTCTTGCAGCGATGTCGACCGGCTCCATGACCGGCGCCGCCCAACTGCTGGGTAAATCTCAGCCGGCGGTCACCCGGGTCGTGCGGGAATTGGAGGAGGCGGTGGGCTTCCAGCTCTTTCACCGGAACGGCCCCCGCATCAGTCCCACTGAGCGCGGCCTGCTTTTTCACGAAGAGGCCGTGCGCCTCATGGCGGGCATGCGCCAGATTTCCAGCCGCGCCACCGCCATACGCGACAACATCGCCGCTTCGCTCGACATCGCGGCAACCCCGACAATGTCAGGTGGCCTCATTGCTCCGGCCCTGGCGGGGCTGGGAGAAGCGCAGCCCGATTTTATCAATGTCCAGACTATGGGTGCCGAGCACGTGGTCCGCTCGGTTCATGCCCGAACTGCCGATATCGGCGTTTCAAGCTTTCCGCTCGACTACGCCGGCCTTTCCATTCAGGCCATATGCGAGCGTGACTGTGTCGGGGTGGTCGCTGATGACGATCCTTTGGCCCGGCAGTCAGTATTGTCGCTGGCGTCCTTGACCGAACGACGGCTCGTGACCGTTGGTAACGCCTTTCGTCTGCGCCGGTCAATCGACCGGGCCATTTCGCAGGCCGGGATCCATCCCCCGCGCGACTTTTCGACCAACACGTCCCTCAATGCGGTCATGGCGGCGCGCGCCGGGCTTGGCGTTGCGATCATCGATCCCGTCACGGCATTTGGAATTCCCGTGCAGGGTGTGAAGGTTTTGCCACTCGATGTGCGGATACCCTATTTCTGGGGCCTGTTCTCCGATGCAGCGCGCGTGGTCTCGCCGCTGACATCGGCATTTGTGGATGCCTTCATCGGGAGTTGTTCGGCCATTATTCCCGATTGCCGTTTCCATGACCCCGCCGACCAACCCGATATGTCGCCGGATCGCGATCATTAG